In a genomic window of Nocardia fluminea:
- a CDS encoding DUF475 domain-containing protein encodes MITRIFGLSIVITVLSLVVAYLYGGLTALALCAILGILEVSLSFDNAVINATVLERMSEFWQRIFLTVGVLIAVFGMRLVFPLAIVWVTAGLSPVEAFDLALNPPADDAAYFPDGSPSYETLLTDAHPQIAAFGGMFLAMLFLNFIFEERDITWLSWLEKPLAKAGKLDMLAVVVAGTGLVLVAEFLADADDRSTVLVAGLLGLIVYILVDGLGSMFHTEEFEEGPQGGPSTLVKATGKAAFFLFLYLEVLDASFSFDGVIGAFAITSDPIIIALGLGLIGAMFVRSITVYLVRQGTLSDYVYLEHGAHWAIGALATILLISIGVHVDELITGLIGVAFIGAALVSSVMRNRKAEPDAVEDAKESAPVS; translated from the coding sequence GTGATTACGCGCATCTTCGGCCTGTCCATCGTCATCACGGTGTTATCGCTGGTCGTGGCCTACCTCTACGGTGGCTTGACCGCCCTCGCACTGTGCGCGATCCTCGGCATTCTCGAGGTGTCGCTGTCGTTCGACAACGCCGTCATCAACGCCACCGTCCTGGAACGGATGAGCGAGTTCTGGCAGCGGATCTTCCTGACTGTCGGCGTGCTGATCGCCGTGTTCGGTATGCGTCTGGTCTTCCCGCTGGCCATCGTGTGGGTCACCGCCGGACTCAGCCCGGTCGAGGCCTTCGACCTGGCGCTGAACCCGCCGGCGGACGACGCCGCCTACTTCCCCGACGGCAGCCCCAGCTACGAGACCCTGCTCACCGACGCGCACCCGCAGATCGCGGCGTTCGGTGGCATGTTCCTGGCGATGCTGTTCCTGAACTTCATCTTCGAAGAGCGTGACATCACCTGGCTCAGCTGGCTGGAGAAGCCGCTGGCCAAGGCGGGCAAGCTCGACATGCTGGCCGTGGTCGTCGCCGGCACCGGCCTGGTGCTGGTCGCCGAGTTCCTCGCCGATGCCGACGATCGTTCGACCGTGCTGGTCGCCGGTCTGCTCGGCCTGATCGTCTACATCCTGGTGGACGGACTCGGTTCGATGTTCCACACCGAGGAGTTCGAGGAGGGACCACAGGGCGGCCCGTCCACGCTGGTCAAGGCGACCGGTAAGGCCGCGTTCTTCCTGTTCCTCTACCTGGAGGTGCTCGACGCCTCGTTCTCCTTCGACGGCGTCATCGGCGCGTTCGCCATCACCTCCGACCCGATCATCATCGCGCTGGGCCTCGGCCTGATCGGTGCGATGTTCGTCCGGTCGATCACGGTGTACCTGGTTCGCCAGGGCACGTTGTCGGACTACGTGTACCTCGAGCACGGCGCGCACTGGGCGATCGGTGCGCTCGCGACAATCCTGCTCATCTCGATCGGCGTGCACGTCGATGAGCTCATCACGGGCTTGATCGGCGTGGCGTTCATCGGCGCGGCGCTGGTCTCGAGCGTCATGCGCAACCGCAAGGCCGAGCCGGATGCCGTGGAGGACGCCAAGGAGTCCGCTCCGGTGAGCTGA
- a CDS encoding TerD family protein yields MGVSLSKGGNVSLTKEAPNLTAVSVGLGWDVRTTTGTDFDLDASAIATGADKKVVSDKHFVFFNNLKSPEGAIEHAGDNTTGEGEGDDEVINVDLANTPPTIESIFFPVSIYDAETRSQSFGQVRNAYIRVVDRANGTELARYDLSEDASTETAMVFGELYRNGAEWKFRAVGQGYASGLSGIARDYGVNV; encoded by the coding sequence ATGGGTGTCAGTCTGTCCAAGGGCGGCAACGTCTCGCTGACCAAAGAGGCTCCGAACTTGACCGCGGTGTCGGTCGGCCTCGGCTGGGACGTGCGCACCACCACCGGCACCGACTTCGACCTCGACGCCAGCGCCATCGCGACCGGCGCCGACAAGAAGGTCGTCTCCGACAAGCACTTCGTCTTCTTCAACAACCTGAAGTCGCCCGAAGGCGCCATCGAGCACGCCGGCGACAACACCACCGGTGAGGGCGAAGGCGATGACGAGGTCATCAACGTCGACCTGGCCAACACCCCGCCGACGATCGAGAGCATCTTCTTCCCGGTCTCGATCTACGATGCCGAGACCCGCTCGCAGTCGTTCGGTCAGGTGCGCAACGCCTACATTCGCGTGGTGGATCGGGCCAACGGCACCGAGCTCGCCCGCTACGACCTGTCCGAGGACGCCTCGACCGAGACCGCCATGGTCTTCGGCGAGCTGTACCGCAACGGTGCAGAATGGAAGTTCCGCGCTGTCGGTCAGGGCTACGCCTCCGGCCTGTCCGGTATCGCTCGCGACTACGGCGTCAACGTCTAG
- a CDS encoding HpcH/HpaI aldolase/citrate lyase family protein has translation MTAGYAIAPEVCLRKQVPLRHFQQLQGPRRRELFLVEPEPIRGHDDRELLATALGATLYVPATRPDLAATIRRRAARGVCSMVIDLEDAVADHQVEAAKQHAVDTLDLLARGEEATPMLFIRVRDAASVGELVAALGPGADVLTGFVFPKFDAVSGPAYLAALDDANRELGRPVYAMPVLESANLVHRQTRDEQLSRIAELLAGHREQLLAVRIGATDMCSTFGIRRDRDLTIYDVRVVADVIADIVNYLGRVDGTGFIITGPVWEYFADHERMFRPQLRSAPFEESDAVKFRQYLVSRDLDGLLREITLDRANGIQGKTVIHPSHVAVVHALSVVTHEEYADALDIMAADVGGVAASEYRNKMNEMRPHRSWARQTLVRARAFGVANKGVSFVDLLTAMIAE, from the coding sequence ATGACCGCGGGCTACGCCATCGCACCGGAAGTTTGCTTGCGCAAGCAGGTACCGCTGCGCCATTTCCAGCAATTGCAGGGTCCCCGCCGCCGGGAGTTGTTCCTGGTCGAACCGGAGCCGATTCGCGGCCACGACGACCGGGAGTTGTTGGCGACCGCGCTCGGCGCGACCCTGTACGTGCCCGCGACCCGCCCCGATCTCGCCGCCACGATTCGGCGGCGGGCCGCGCGCGGCGTGTGCTCGATGGTGATCGATCTCGAGGACGCCGTCGCCGATCACCAGGTGGAGGCCGCCAAACAGCACGCGGTGGACACGCTGGATCTGCTCGCGCGCGGCGAGGAAGCGACCCCGATGCTGTTCATCCGGGTCCGCGACGCCGCCTCGGTCGGCGAGCTGGTCGCCGCGCTCGGACCTGGCGCCGACGTGCTCACCGGATTCGTCTTCCCCAAGTTCGACGCCGTCAGCGGGCCCGCCTACCTGGCTGCGCTCGACGACGCCAACCGTGAACTCGGCCGTCCGGTCTACGCGATGCCGGTGCTCGAATCGGCGAACCTGGTGCACCGCCAGACCCGCGACGAGCAGCTCTCGCGCATCGCCGAACTGCTCGCCGGACACCGGGAGCAGCTGCTGGCCGTGCGGATCGGCGCCACCGACATGTGCTCGACCTTCGGCATCCGCCGCGACCGCGACCTGACGATCTACGACGTGCGGGTCGTCGCCGACGTGATCGCCGACATCGTCAACTACCTCGGTCGCGTCGACGGCACCGGCTTCATCATCACCGGCCCGGTGTGGGAGTACTTCGCCGATCACGAGCGGATGTTCCGGCCCCAACTGCGCAGCGCGCCGTTCGAGGAATCGGACGCGGTGAAGTTCCGCCAGTACCTGGTGAGCCGCGACCTCGACGGTCTGCTGCGCGAGATCACCCTCGACCGCGCCAACGGCATCCAGGGCAAAACGGTGATCCACCCCTCGCACGTGGCCGTGGTGCACGCGCTGTCGGTGGTGACCCACGAGGAATACGCCGACGCGCTCGACATCATGGCGGCCGACGTCGGTGGCGTCGCGGCCTCGGAGTACCGCAACAAGATGAACGAGATGCGCCCGCACCGCAGTTGGGCCCGCCAGACGCTGGTTCGGGCTCGTGCGTTCGGGGTCGCGAACAAGGGAGTGTCTTTCGTGGACTTGCTGACAGCGATGATCGCCGAATGA
- a CDS encoding phosphoribosyltransferase, producing the protein MSAFETPWATVNLGIELHHGESFAARSAEDSVPGEVLEVRSAACATGASVDEASVSAEGFVALSAESVLTGELAIGTLVQPGLRRNPRRAHLLVSTVLGKHLPTDPRIVIGAGNRLADLVREVLGDREAVVLGFAETATGLGHCVAARIDAGCYLHSTRRHEARATTLTGFEEGHSHATSHLLQPAPAAIFANDLPLVLVDDEISTGDTAIDAVRALHAFAPRSHYVLASLVDMRTPADRLKFEAAAAELGARIDTVCLASGRTELPAGLIDTVTALPEPRLNPIATERGSYGRIELSWPADVPEGGRHGTLRADNAAFDVAVKSIADEVNSRLDAEFAGRPVIVIGHEELMYLPLRLAADLAGAGTPTRFQTTTRSPAYVLDEPGYPLRRGFRFTAPEPDLTAQRYLYNAQWPDADPVLLVVIDPPADTPELVAPGGLVDVLTASGADVLIAVLPGADPRALHAGRTAERVAGTASLSVSYNDSATSANAPSRKESTVATDSADRAGRAEHGGGSSSAAAPKEPGAGRFPDALHGPEFGSYAPEDVSWLLKDLSDADLEADVTERERRIQAGVAHYAESLPVEFQPDAEYRELFDRVLASSAERLALAVATVAELVVGERGENVVLVSLARAGTPVGVLMRRWLVSGIGRAPLTVPHYAVSIVRDRGIDAVALDYLARHHDPSSIVFVDGWTGKGAITHELTAALDDYHAAGGARFNDELVVLADPANCVRTYGTRDDFLIASACLNSTVSGLVSRTVLNDSLIGPGEFHGAKFYRDLIDADVSNQLIDTVTAAFGAISEKVPAAVAAIRNSDRTPDWSGWASVEKVRAEYGISTVNYVKPGVGETTRVLLRRVPWRVLVREADAPEHAHIRLLAAARDVPVEVVPDLAYSCMGLIKELPR; encoded by the coding sequence ATGAGTGCGTTCGAAACACCATGGGCGACGGTGAATCTCGGTATCGAGCTGCACCACGGCGAGTCGTTCGCCGCGCGCTCGGCCGAGGACAGCGTGCCGGGTGAGGTGCTCGAAGTGAGGTCCGCCGCGTGTGCGACCGGTGCGAGCGTCGATGAAGCGTCGGTGTCGGCCGAGGGGTTCGTGGCGTTGTCCGCCGAGAGTGTGCTGACCGGCGAGCTCGCGATCGGCACGCTGGTGCAGCCGGGTCTGCGCCGCAATCCGCGACGGGCCCATCTGCTGGTGTCCACGGTGCTGGGCAAGCACCTGCCGACCGACCCGCGCATCGTGATCGGCGCGGGTAACCGCCTGGCTGATCTGGTGCGCGAGGTGCTGGGTGATCGCGAAGCTGTGGTGCTCGGATTCGCCGAGACCGCTACGGGTCTGGGTCACTGCGTGGCCGCGCGGATCGACGCGGGCTGCTACCTGCACTCCACCCGCAGGCACGAGGCACGGGCCACCACACTGACCGGCTTCGAAGAGGGCCATTCGCACGCCACCTCGCACCTGCTCCAGCCCGCCCCCGCAGCGATCTTCGCCAACGATCTGCCGCTGGTGCTCGTCGACGACGAGATCTCCACCGGCGACACCGCCATCGACGCGGTCCGCGCACTGCACGCGTTCGCTCCCCGCTCGCATTACGTCCTCGCCTCACTGGTCGACATGCGCACACCTGCTGATCGGCTCAAATTCGAAGCCGCCGCAGCCGAACTCGGGGCGCGCATCGACACGGTCTGCCTGGCATCCGGTCGCACCGAGCTACCGGCCGGGCTGATCGACACGGTGACCGCACTGCCCGAACCGCGGCTGAATCCGATCGCCACCGAGCGGGGTTCGTACGGACGCATCGAATTGTCCTGGCCCGCCGACGTTCCCGAGGGCGGTCGGCACGGCACCCTTCGCGCGGACAACGCCGCCTTCGACGTCGCGGTGAAATCCATCGCCGACGAGGTGAACTCCCGCCTCGACGCCGAGTTCGCCGGCCGTCCGGTCATCGTCATCGGCCACGAAGAACTCATGTACCTCCCCTTGCGCCTGGCCGCCGACCTGGCCGGCGCAGGCACCCCCACCCGATTCCAAACCACCACCCGCTCACCGGCATACGTCCTCGACGAACCCGGTTACCCTCTGCGCCGCGGCTTCCGGTTCACCGCCCCGGAGCCCGACCTCACCGCCCAGCGCTACCTCTACAACGCCCAGTGGCCCGACGCGGACCCGGTCCTGCTGGTCGTCATCGATCCGCCCGCCGATACGCCGGAACTCGTCGCCCCTGGCGGCCTGGTCGACGTCCTCACCGCGTCGGGCGCCGATGTCCTGATCGCAGTCCTGCCAGGCGCGGATCCTCGTGCGCTGCACGCGGGCCGGACCGCTGAGCGGGTTGCCGGGACTGCGTCACTGTCGGTGTCGTACAACGATTCCGCCACCAGCGCGAACGCGCCGAGTCGCAAGGAATCGACCGTGGCGACCGATTCCGCGGACCGTGCGGGCCGCGCGGAACACGGTGGCGGCTCGAGCTCTGCCGCGGCCCCGAAGGAGCCGGGTGCGGGGCGGTTCCCCGATGCCCTGCACGGCCCCGAGTTCGGTTCGTATGCGCCCGAGGATGTTTCGTGGCTGCTGAAAGATCTCTCGGACGCCGATCTGGAAGCCGATGTGACGGAACGCGAACGGCGTATCCAAGCCGGAGTGGCCCATTACGCCGAGTCGTTGCCCGTGGAGTTCCAGCCCGACGCCGAATATCGCGAGCTCTTCGATCGCGTGCTGGCCAGCAGTGCCGAGCGACTGGCGCTGGCCGTCGCGACCGTGGCCGAACTCGTTGTCGGCGAACGTGGTGAGAACGTGGTCCTGGTGTCGCTGGCCAGGGCGGGCACGCCCGTCGGCGTGCTCATGCGGCGTTGGCTCGTCAGCGGGATCGGCCGCGCACCACTGACCGTGCCGCATTACGCGGTCTCGATCGTGCGTGATCGCGGTATCGACGCCGTGGCGCTGGACTACCTCGCCCGCCATCACGATCCGTCCTCGATCGTCTTCGTCGACGGCTGGACCGGCAAGGGCGCCATCACCCACGAACTCACCGCCGCCCTGGACGACTATCACGCCGCCGGTGGCGCCCGCTTCAACGACGAGCTCGTGGTCCTGGCCGATCCCGCCAACTGTGTGCGCACCTACGGCACCCGCGACGACTTCCTCATCGCCTCCGCCTGCCTCAATTCGACGGTGTCCGGCCTGGTTTCACGCACGGTCCTCAACGACAGCCTGATCGGCCCCGGCGAGTTCCACGGCGCCAAGTTCTACCGCGACCTGATCGACGCCGATGTCTCGAACCAGCTGATCGACACCGTCACAGCGGCTTTCGGCGCGATCAGCGAGAAGGTGCCCGCCGCCGTCGCCGCGATCCGGAATTCCGACCGCACCCCGGACTGGTCCGGGTGGGCCTCGGTGGAGAAGGTCCGTGCCGAATACGGCATCAGCACAGTCAATTACGTGAAGCCCGGCGTCGGCGAGACCACCCGCGTGCTGTTGCGCCGGGTACCGTGGCGGGTGCTGGTCCGCGAGGCTGACGCACCGGAGCACGCCCACATCCGCCTGCTCGCCGCGGCGCGCGATGTCCCGGTGGAAGTGGTCCCCGACCTGGCCTATTCCTGCATGGGCCTGATCAAGGAGCTACCCCGGTGA
- a CDS encoding HAD family hydrolase — translation MIFSRNGFGGAEAVAKECVEYYEGEPLSYMTISAVAALRELAAIAPVIPTTTRTIEQFQRITLAGAPWRYAITSNGGNILVDGIPDPAWRVAIDDQVNASGATLAEVGAELRSRIDDSWVTKYREADELFCYLVVRPDLVPAGFLAEWDTWCRANGWSASQQGRKIYTMPDAVCKSLAVAEVRRRLRESGELTESATLFTAGDGALDAEMLRAADAAIRPRHGELEELNFTAPNLTITTSSGILAGEEILEWFHAAAERTAVPA, via the coding sequence ATGATCTTCTCCCGCAACGGCTTCGGCGGTGCCGAGGCGGTCGCCAAGGAGTGCGTCGAGTACTACGAGGGTGAACCGCTCTCCTACATGACCATCAGTGCCGTCGCCGCCCTGCGCGAGCTCGCGGCGATCGCCCCGGTGATCCCGACGACCACCCGCACCATCGAACAGTTCCAGCGCATCACCCTGGCCGGTGCACCGTGGCGATACGCCATCACCAGCAACGGCGGCAACATCCTGGTCGACGGCATCCCCGACCCCGCCTGGCGCGTCGCCATCGACGACCAGGTCAACGCGTCCGGCGCCACCCTCGCCGAGGTCGGCGCCGAATTACGTTCGCGGATAGACGATTCCTGGGTCACCAAGTACCGCGAGGCCGACGAGCTGTTCTGCTATCTGGTCGTCCGTCCCGACCTGGTCCCTGCCGGGTTCCTCGCCGAATGGGACACCTGGTGCCGCGCCAACGGCTGGTCGGCGTCCCAGCAGGGCCGCAAGATCTACACGATGCCCGACGCCGTCTGCAAGAGTCTCGCTGTCGCCGAAGTTCGCCGCAGGCTGCGCGAATCCGGCGAGTTGACCGAGAGCGCAACGCTGTTCACCGCGGGCGACGGCGCACTGGATGCCGAGATGCTGAGGGCGGCCGATGCCGCGATCCGCCCCCGCCACGGCGAACTGGAAGAGCTGAACTTCACCGCCCCCAACCTCACGATCACCACATCGTCGGGAATCCTGGCGGGCGAGGAGATCCTCGAATGGTTCCACGCGGCGGCAGAACGCACCGCGGTGCCGGCGTAA
- a CDS encoding AIM24 family protein, with protein MSEILSPMNLGASDNIPGNSYAYCIDLTGPWFMRKGAMIAYYGQIEFQMLTHGLQGGLMHMVSSQFSAPLFAGDYVVAQGHGKLIIGDRGYDINSYDLEEGNLTIRGANLLAFEPGLALKQSIVPGFLTLIGTGKFLASSNGPVMFAEPPLRVDPESLVGWADCPSPSHHYDQGWIGSFLAAGAARMGANSGEERQFDFTGAGTVLIQSTEKIMSDNALVRTIEGQLQSGVTVGGLQRIQGVIAQQLAGQQQHY; from the coding sequence ATGAGCGAAATCCTCTCGCCGATGAATCTCGGTGCCAGCGACAACATTCCGGGCAACAGCTACGCCTACTGCATCGACCTGACCGGGCCGTGGTTCATGCGCAAGGGCGCGATGATCGCCTACTACGGGCAGATCGAATTCCAGATGCTCACGCACGGGCTGCAGGGCGGCCTGATGCACATGGTGAGCAGCCAGTTCTCCGCGCCGCTGTTCGCGGGCGACTACGTGGTGGCGCAGGGCCACGGCAAGCTGATCATCGGCGACCGCGGCTACGACATCAATTCCTATGACCTCGAAGAAGGCAACCTCACCATCCGTGGTGCGAATCTGCTGGCCTTCGAGCCCGGACTGGCGCTCAAGCAGTCGATCGTGCCCGGGTTCCTCACGCTGATCGGCACCGGCAAGTTTCTCGCGTCGTCGAACGGCCCGGTGATGTTCGCCGAACCGCCCCTGCGCGTCGACCCCGAATCCCTGGTGGGCTGGGCTGATTGCCCGTCGCCCAGTCATCACTACGACCAGGGCTGGATCGGCAGCTTCCTCGCGGCGGGCGCGGCCAGGATGGGCGCCAACTCCGGCGAGGAACGTCAGTTCGACTTCACCGGCGCGGGCACGGTGCTGATCCAGTCGACCGAGAAGATCATGAGCGACAACGCCCTGGTCCGCACCATCGAGGGTCAGCTCCAGAGCGGTGTCACGGTGGGCGGACTACAGCGTATTCAGGGCGTGATCGCCCAGCAGCTGGCCGGTCAGCAGCAGCACTACTAG
- a CDS encoding AIM24 family protein: MFEKVNSKVVKVNVGQAGGVVARSGAMLFYTGQVAFAPHQIPGAGQGMGGGGLMRMAGQMMAGEHERTMLAQGNGEVHYGFAGLEVHVVQMQPGAVLRAEASRLLAQSAGLQASVVSVASSGGGGGGGGGGLMGALRGAAAGVATGQGMFTTQLSGQGSAVLLAHGGFLELQVGGPNPIVVDPQAFVAAYGNVQTELKSAMSWRDAVGRGAGEAMQLHCHGQGVVYVQASEEKL, encoded by the coding sequence ATGTTCGAGAAGGTCAACAGCAAGGTCGTCAAGGTCAACGTGGGCCAGGCGGGCGGCGTCGTCGCCCGTTCCGGCGCGATGCTGTTTTACACGGGCCAGGTCGCGTTCGCGCCGCACCAGATTCCCGGCGCCGGTCAGGGCATGGGCGGCGGCGGCCTGATGCGGATGGCCGGGCAGATGATGGCCGGTGAGCACGAGCGGACCATGCTGGCACAGGGCAACGGTGAGGTCCATTACGGATTCGCCGGGCTCGAGGTGCACGTGGTGCAGATGCAGCCGGGCGCGGTGCTGCGGGCCGAGGCCTCGCGACTGCTCGCGCAGTCGGCCGGTTTGCAGGCTTCCGTGGTGTCCGTGGCCAGTTCGGGTGGCGGCGGCGGGGGCGGCGGCGGCGGTCTGATGGGCGCGTTGCGCGGTGCCGCGGCGGGCGTGGCGACCGGGCAGGGCATGTTCACCACCCAGCTCAGCGGACAGGGTTCGGCAGTGCTGCTCGCGCACGGCGGCTTCCTGGAACTGCAAGTGGGCGGACCGAATCCGATCGTTGTCGACCCGCAGGCGTTCGTCGCCGCGTACGGCAATGTGCAGACCGAGCTGAAGTCCGCGATGAGCTGGCGTGACGCGGTGGGCCGCGGTGCGGGCGAGGCGATGCAATTGCATTGCCACGGACAGGGTGTGGTGTACGTGCAGGCCTCCGAAGAGAAGTTGTGA
- a CDS encoding AIM24 family protein: MAQLFEQSKKVIEAQLAGTSIRAISGSMVAYEGNVQFKSAGFGGGEGVLNGLKRRATGEKLSLMECNGNGRVFLAVNGQNVTVVNLNNETVQVESQQLLAFAGNLRTDVRFAGVGGMSAGSGLFTTTVSGQGQVALLSAGGPLIHLEVSPQYPLIVDPDAFVASRGNLNQSFITDVSWRSMVGQDAGEAFSLRFDGQGVVLIQPAER; encoded by the coding sequence ATGGCGCAATTGTTCGAACAGTCGAAGAAGGTGATCGAGGCACAGCTCGCGGGGACAAGTATCCGCGCGATCTCGGGCTCGATGGTGGCCTACGAAGGCAATGTGCAGTTCAAATCGGCCGGGTTCGGCGGCGGCGAGGGCGTGCTCAACGGCCTCAAGCGCCGCGCCACCGGCGAGAAACTGTCACTGATGGAGTGCAACGGCAACGGGCGCGTGTTCTTGGCGGTGAACGGCCAGAACGTCACCGTGGTGAACCTGAACAACGAGACGGTCCAGGTCGAGTCGCAGCAGCTGCTGGCCTTCGCGGGCAATCTGCGTACCGACGTGCGGTTCGCCGGGGTCGGCGGGATGTCGGCGGGCAGCGGGCTGTTCACCACCACGGTCAGCGGGCAGGGCCAGGTGGCGCTGCTCTCGGCGGGCGGGCCGTTGATCCACCTCGAGGTGTCGCCGCAGTATCCGCTGATCGTGGATCCCGACGCGTTCGTCGCCTCACGCGGCAATCTCAACCAGTCGTTCATCACCGATGTGTCCTGGCGGTCCATGGTCGGACAGGACGCGGGCGAGGCGTTCTCGCTGCGGTTCGACGGCCAGGGCGTCGTGCTGATCCAGCCGGCGGAACGGTAG
- a CDS encoding TerD family protein: MSATLAKGQNGPLAVSDVVISLQVTAPADLSALLVTEQGKVRTDADFVFYNQPSGPGVDLRPGPAGQPASLAVSLSAVPADIDQIRAVITLDDATSNFGRFAPPTALVSDASGNQLFSYQIDGLNAESIVIALELYRRQGSWKVRAVGQGYAGGFAALVTDHGVQVDDSPAQAAPQQAAPPPPPPQQAPPAYPAQSAPSYPQQPAPAYAPPGGGYPPPPAQGAPQQPAGEISLSKDRPVSLQKGQRVTLRKEGGAALTFVKMGLGWDPVRTRGMFGNRTVDIDLDASVCLFADQNLVDVAYYGQLSSKDGSVRHQGDNLTGEGDGDDEMILVDLTRIPAHITTLLFIVTSYKGHSFEQVQNAFSRLIDGTTNGELARYTLAGGMPFTAMAMAKVYRVGGDWKMQALGEGFNAKHPGEAVPQLGRFLGGN; encoded by the coding sequence TTGTCTGCAACACTCGCCAAGGGCCAGAACGGCCCGCTGGCCGTCAGTGACGTGGTGATCTCGCTCCAGGTCACCGCACCGGCCGACCTGTCCGCGCTGCTCGTGACCGAGCAGGGCAAGGTCCGCACCGACGCTGATTTCGTCTTCTACAACCAGCCGAGTGGGCCGGGTGTCGATCTTCGCCCCGGACCGGCGGGTCAGCCTGCCTCGCTTGCTGTTTCGCTGTCCGCGGTGCCCGCGGACATCGATCAGATCCGCGCGGTGATCACCCTCGACGACGCGACCAGCAATTTCGGCCGCTTCGCGCCGCCCACCGCGCTGGTCTCCGATGCCTCGGGAAACCAGCTGTTCAGCTACCAGATCGACGGACTGAACGCCGAGTCGATCGTGATCGCGCTCGAGCTGTACCGCCGTCAGGGCAGCTGGAAGGTGCGCGCGGTCGGCCAGGGTTACGCCGGTGGTTTCGCCGCGCTGGTCACCGATCACGGTGTGCAGGTGGATGATTCACCCGCGCAGGCCGCCCCGCAGCAGGCCGCGCCCCCGCCGCCTCCGCCGCAGCAGGCCCCGCCCGCGTACCCGGCGCAGTCCGCGCCCAGCTACCCGCAGCAGCCCGCCCCCGCCTACGCGCCGCCCGGAGGTGGCTACCCGCCGCCGCCCGCGCAGGGCGCGCCGCAGCAGCCCGCGGGCGAGATCAGTTTGAGCAAGGATCGCCCGGTCAGCCTGCAGAAGGGGCAGCGGGTCACCCTCCGCAAGGAGGGCGGCGCCGCGCTGACCTTCGTGAAGATGGGCCTCGGCTGGGACCCGGTGCGCACGCGCGGAATGTTCGGCAACCGCACCGTCGACATCGACCTGGATGCCTCGGTCTGCCTGTTCGCCGACCAGAACCTCGTCGACGTGGCCTACTACGGCCAGTTGTCGTCGAAGGACGGTTCGGTGCGCCACCAGGGTGACAACCTCACCGGCGAGGGCGACGGCGACGACGAGATGATCCTCGTCGACCTGACCAGGATCCCGGCGCACATCACCACACTGCTGTTCATCGTCACCTCGTACAAGGGTCACTCCTTCGAGCAGGTGCAGAACGCGTTCAGCCGCCTGATCGACGGCACCACCAACGGCGAGCTGGCCCGCTACACCCTCGCGGGCGGCATGCCGTTCACCGCGATGGCGATGGCGAAGGTGTACCGCGTCGGCGGCGACTGGAAGATGCAGGCGCTGGGCGAGGGCTTCAACGCCAAGCACCCCGGTGAAGCGGTGCCGCAGCTGGGCCGATTCCTCGGCGGTAATTGA